The following is a genomic window from Solanum lycopersicum chromosome 6, SLM_r2.1.
CTTGGATGAAAGAAAGGTGTCTAATTATAAAACCCATGATGCTCATTTCATGTTACATTACTTGTTTCCAATACCAATTAAAAGCATTCTTCCTGATCATGTGGCTATTCCTTTGATTCGTCTAAGTTCCTTCTTCAATCGTTTGTGCCGAAAAGTAATCACATTGGAGGAACTGGATTGATTAGAAGTAGAGATCATAGAAACAATAAATCAGTTGGAGCAAATTTTTCctcctttattttttgatatcatgATTCATTTGCCTATTCATTTGGTGAATGAAGTGAGATTAGGCGGCTCAGTGCAAAATCGATGGATGTATTCCACTGAGAGAGAAATTGgtacattcaaatcatacattCGCAATAGACATTTTCCAGAAGGTTGCATAGCAGAGACACAAGTGGGAATAGATTGCATGAATTTATTCTCAAAATATCTGCATCGGGGTGTGCATACCAGATTTAATAGGAGAGCGCGAAACAATGATGAATGTGACCCAAGTGACGTAGAACCTGTGAGTTTGTTTTCTAACAAAGGAGTTCCTTTAGGAGCAAAGAAAATTGATCCAATCATTTTAGATGACAAGTCACTAAGTCAGGCACATGCATACTTATTGGGAAATTTTTACGATGTTCAAGAATATATTAGGAACCTTAATCCATTccttttgtataattaatttttatcttatttaatttattattttaacaaatatagTAAAAGTTTTGTAGAGAGCATGAGCAAGAGGTTAATAATCAGTCACAAAGATCTAAGTGGAGCAAAGCCAAGAATCATTGTCAAAACTTCTCTCAATGGTTTGAAACTCGTGCTTTGCGAGAGGATGTGCCTGATTTGATAAAACAATTGACTAGAGGACCGAATTTTGTTGCAAAAAGATATTCTGGGTATCTCATAAATGGATATAGATTCCATGTTAGGCAGCGTGATGCAAGGCGTAAAATACAAAATAGTGGTGTTACACTAATTGCCTCAACTACAACCTTTGCAAGctcaaaggataaaaatccgATTGCTGCAGATTTGACTTATTATGGTGGAATAGTtgatattgttaaaataaactattacagccattttaaggttgttttatttaagtgtgattggtatgaggttgaAAAAGATGTTTATGGCCTTACTAATGTCTACTTTAACAAGAGATGCTCTCAGGAAGAGCCTTTTGTGCTTGCATCTCAAGTACACCACTGCTTCTATGTGCAAGATCCATATGATCAAGATAAACATTATGTTATGAAGACTGTTCCAAGAGACTTGTTTAACATGGGTGATGAAGTTGAATCTAATCTCCCACAAAGTTATGAAAATGAGCCATCTGAACATTTGAAGGGTCCATCGATACCAAAAGATAATGGTGATGTACTCTTAACAAAGACTGATTTACCAGAAACAACCATTGATGTGCTTGTGGAGGAATTTGTCAATCAACAACTTGAAGTCGAGTATTAAGAGGAGTTTGAAGATGAGTTCGAAGATGAGTCTGAAAATGAGTATGAAAATGAGTTTTCAGATGTGTTTGAAGACGAGTCTGAAACTGAGTATGACGATGAGTCTGATGATGAAGTCGAGTCTGAAGAAGAGTCTGAATAAGACACAGCATGAGTTTCATTATTGTTGTGAAGATCATATAGTGCTCACTCACTGTTTTTGtaatataatagttttttttgtaaaatacattaatatatctaaTCTGTGGAATATAATATGTTGCCTTCTTatctgattattattttattgaggaaCCTATACTTCTAGCTTATATTTGCTTGATTtggttgttttttatttatatactttctGGTTTGATTTTATTATCAGGCAGTTGGCATTAGAGGCATTCAACTTTGTAATTTGAAGTTGCTTCTAGTTTGGTCGTTGTTCTGAGTTTGTCGCTCCGATAGAGGTACAACTctttatcttttattaatttaagtaataaaAAGCTCTccactttttaaatgttgatgCAGCCAACGGCCTCTTGTTTCatatgttatcaattttttcTGTTTGTTCATGTAGTTCTTCTAATTTGAATCCGTCCTGCTACTTCATTCACTTAaacaatcttattattttgtagGTTTACTTACTATTGGGAAATAAATTGAAGAgatttaaacaaagaaaaaacaatgaatCAATCAACAATGCTAAAGAAAAAGCCTTTGAATCCAAACAAAGCTCAAAGTCCATTGAAGAATCTGGATATTGATATGCAATACCGATCAAGTGCTGAATTGGCCAACAAATTCAAGATTAAGAGAGAACAACTTGCAAATGAACGCAATGATAAAGCTAAGAAAGATCAGGCACCAATATcacataaaagaaataattttgaggATTTCATTCCACAACAAGGAAAGAGTAAATTGCTTGGGCACAAATCAGTCATTCAATCGTCTTCAAGGGAAGAGCTTAGAACCTCACGTATGATTGCAGGGAAAGGACAAACTAAACAGAGGTTATTTCTATTTGAAGAGTCCATTCAAGATAATGGAACTTAACTTCCTATGAATAATTCTAGTTTCCATACATCATTCAATAAAGATGTTACTGCTTCAGCACATGCGACTGGAACAACACTAGATAATGGAGAGGCACGACATGATATTCTTGATCTACCGAATTGCAAACAGGTAAAGAGGAAGTCGGTCATACCATCTAGTACTCTTGATCAGTTTCTAAAAGATCAAGGGATACACAAAGATGATGAAACAAAACGTGACAGCAACATAACAAGTGATGTCGAATTTATGCATACTTCTATTATTAATGAACATAACAAAGGATTGGATGATCGTGTGGAACAAGAAGAGGAAATTAACATTGATTGTAGTACAAAAGGTATGTTTTAAACCTTGTAAGATTTAGAActcattataaaagaaatatcttgTTTCATGTATGTTACATCAATCTAGAAATGTCGAAGCCAAAAAAAGTTCGAGGACATACAACATGTAAGGATATTCATGcaagaaatttggaagaaagaaAGGTGGTGACATTTGATAAAGGATAAGCGGTGGGACCAACTAATAAGATAGTGCTAAGAAACTTAATAGGAACAATTGCAAGGATTCATCAGCTTGATGTACGCATGTGTTGCCAAATGATACTAAAAAGCGCATGTGGGAATACGTCAATGTAAAAATTCTGGGGAAACAGCTGATGATGCATTTAGGGTAGTGTTTGGAAAGGAGCAGTCTGGTCGAGTTAGGTGCTATGGTAGATCAGTGACAACAAGTTCTTTGAAGAAAGATAAGGAAACTAACAATCTAAAAAAAAGCATGCCGATGAAATCACTTCTCTAAAGGAAGAATTGAGAGAAGAAATGCGACATTTATTTACTCAATTGCTGCAAAACAACCATGGATTAAATTTTCAAGATATACCAGGGTGTGTTGGATCTAACCTTGCTTCACCTATTGATGCAAGTAGTGCACAAGCTGTAAGAGGCACAAATCTTCCATTTTCTTCGGGGTCAGCTCAAGATTTGGTTCTTCAAAaggtattttgtatttcaaattcTCTATTAATAGTGTcaatattgtttttcttctagttTAGTTGGTGTTCTTGAtaatgaaattcaaaacttatttttacttgGCTAAGTTTAGTCCACCAATTTATAACTGTTaagaatgtttttgtttttggtttaaGCATTCGAATCGTTAGTTGAATAACTGTTCTTTTAGTATTGTGCAATTGAGGAGTCTGTGGCTAACACATTAATGTGCTCTAGCCTGTGATTAAAATGTCTACATGCTAGacaattgtaatatttttgttattagtaTAGAGTTTAATGGTTTGCAAACCTTTACCTTTGTAGGGTAGAGAAACCATCTAGAGCTTGACCATTAATAGAAGATCTTGTGGGTAGATTTATTACGTTTGATAGATCCTTAATGGTTACTTGTTCACTGTCTGTTAAATCTTTACCTTGTTCAAGATTTTGTTTATGTCTTTTTATAGCATTCCTTCTCTTCGTACTAAACATTTCTCTTGtctgaattttttgtttgtgtcttttttgttcactgtctGATGATGAACCTTGCCCTAGAGATTATttctcttggaatatgggtactgggattacttctctgaacttcatgacgaacctgcaggacggaccgtcatagactcgacggaccgtcgtgaactccgtaaccccacacttagacttccccatcttccttcagtagctgcactacgctgccacctacggaccgtcatagacacgacggtccgtcgagggtctccgttccaaaacactttaatctcttggaatatgggtactgggattacttctctgaacttcatgacgaacctgcaagaTGGACCATCAcagtcacgacggaccatcgtggactccgtaaccccacacttagttaaactcttggaatatggatactggattacttctctgaacttcatgacgaaccggcaggacggaccgtcacagtcacgatggaccgtcgtggtctccgtaaccccacacttagtcagacttccccatcttcctttagcagctgcactatgctgcagttctttgaaaatataatgtcatgttgttatgtattgattttattggACACTTCTATACTATGTTATGAACCTTGTTTCCAGTGGTCATCACTGGTTTGTTTGAACTACTTatgtgtaatttttacattgaagtttataaCAGAAGACTGCACAGATTAAACTTTTGAAGTTTAGTTTTTGAGAGCCAACAACAGAAGACTGCACAAATGTTGTAGTCCTtataatgtgtaatttttacattgaaattgtatttagatttggatTGGTTGTCTTACAGTGAATTCTCTCTAATTTTGCACTTCCACAATTAATTCagaaacttataattttattttaaatgtgcaggaaaatgcaggtaattgaattttaatttggcCAGAAGTAAACTCGATCCATTGTggcaaaaaataaagaaattttggTATTGTTGTCATAGACGTTTGAATAATACTTTTGGGTTTTTGGAACTTGTTGATATTAGAGATCTTTAAGAAATCACTTTCTATGTTttggttgtacatgaaatatttctcgaagTTTATCTGAAATATTTAGCTtaaatttaatgataaattaGTTCATTTCGTGTTTTAGGTCAattgtatgtatgtaaatatattatatatatttgtgctacatgtaggcttataaatgttgaagttacactttgtaagtaTTGCTTAAGATAGATgtaaagttacactttgtaagtgttgctctagatgagatataaaataaagtaacaatttttaagtgttgctatagctgacatataaagtaacaccttataagtgttgcaatagatgagatataaagttacactttataaatgttgcaatagatgaccaataaaaggcaacacttttaagtGTGCCCAATAAACTTGAAAAGGCAacgcttttaagtgtagtctaacaaaaaataggtgttgctaatgcacgtcttcaaagcgtgcccttatacctatttggctacgctttataagtgttgccaaagatggcaacatttaaaaagtgttgcctaatgtcaaaggttatGCTTCTTTTGCGCagcccctaaaaagtgttgctgaatgtccaaaagtgtagccttttctcgaaggccacacttttttctagtttaggctacacttacgtggtgttgctgtaggccgaaaatggtgtagtgtgGTGTGGGTCCATTTCTAAATAATATATCGGGGATTTGCTAGTAGGGGGTTTTGTGATAGAATTGACGTGATTTCTAGGTTGACTCTTCTCCAACGTCTTTACTTTGTAAGAAATACAAAGAGAATTTGAGTTTCGGGGGTTTTCAAGGTTATCTAGGATTGGTGGGTATGATTTTGATGGAGAAGGAGACAAAAGGGAGGAATAGTATTTAGATGGTGGTGACTACTTATTTGAAGCTTATCGAAGAGTATGAAAATGGAGGTTGTTTGATTGGGGTTAAGGTGTTGTTTTGCCGATGGATTTGAATCTTGGTGGTGGTGATCGATGAGAGGGAAAAGAGGAAGAGAAACGTTTTAGggttttgtaaatttttaacATTGTGCACcacaaacaaaatttattttacaacTACAATCTTAGTGACTAAGCCAgatttatatagaaaataaactACTATTATACAATATAATGGGCTAAAACCATGGTCTTAAGACCATGACCCAAAATTATTGGTTCGTAAGGTACAATTGTATCAGTATAGATTAGTTTTTGGGAACATGTTTTGCATGTTTATCCTTGTTAATGAGTTGTATACTGTATCTTTataaattatggaaaaaaatatacacaacaATTCTCTATCCAtagttattttgttatttttaaacttcatcaaatgatttttttaaacttgttatcataataactttttttctttaaaagaatttattaaaaaGGCAAAGGTCAAACTTTGCGGaggttggaaaaaaaaatataaagagattTAGATAAGtgatattttcaataattactAGTTTTGATGAACGTGCGTAGCACAtgaatatcaaatcaaatattataaaatttaaatattaggtaaacaattataaaatgaatgaaaaattatatattcctATGAATAGTGGATGTAAGGTCTCTTATGATTACCTCTTGAAGTTAGTTACTCTTAAAATCTGTCAGTTACATCTTTTAAATATGTGTTCTCCTCCATCTCTCAGAGTCACTTCTTAAATATTATTGTAGTTTTGGAATTcacacttttaatatattatataatataaatatgtaattttacaGCGCTTCGCActgttataaaaaaattgcattgactttgtaattgatttttttactaatatctacatattaaaaaaatgggaaaataggttattaaaaaatattgaaaatatttcaacatgaatttgattatttttcattatcacataacctctaattaattaattataaacgaaataataaatcattgaatctttaatcaatattaaaatgaaaatactgaataaaataagaatatatatatatatatatatatatatatatatatatatatatatatatatatatatattacacatgCACACAAAGGCATttactaatataaaaaaatatttaagttgcaTAGATTATACAATTATGATATATGTCTTAGGAGAAAAATCCAACAATTGTTAACATATTTAGAAAAAACGCTTCAATATGAGAgcaattataacttttgaacttgcataatgaattgcttcaattgataagtgagaaatttcatatctatataaaatatagacAATATGCAAGCttatatatagtatttttaagttacaaaatttaatatagaatatcaaaatataaattctttGAACTGAGTACAagaattgttttctttatatGAATATACATAGTATATGTGTATATAACCAGAGACAATAGATTTGcacaaacataaaaacaaaattcaaaacatgtaagcaaaaatatcaattagtatcataaacataaattaatgagtgtaaaataatataccaaaatatataaaaatacaatgaaaTAGAAACGAAAATATCGAATAAACTAAATGTAAtgttccttttaaaaaaaaactattccCCTCCAATACCATAGGCTTAAAGAATTACATCCGCTCAGGATAGAACAATTCTATTCATTAACTTATTGATACAAGAACATTGTGTCACTAAGTCACTCAACAGGAGCAtagtacaaaaatatttaattttgtgaaagtagaagaagaacaatggactttttttgttattttaatgtaAGAGGAATTCcatatatttatagaaaacaaagggtaatgTGAACAACTGTTTATTCTGACTTACcagaaaggttacaactatttggaaaagtaGCAACTCTTCGGAAAGTTCACAACCCTTCATAAAAATCAACAACGTTTCATTCGATCGTAACTcctcattaaagtcgcaactttttatAGAGGTAAAAATCGTTCTTAGAATTCACAACTcctcattaaagtcacaactcttcattaaagtcacaacttttcataaaagtcacaacttttcataaaagtcaaaaccctctattaaaagtcaaaactttCATAAAAGTCTAATCTTTTTATTAAAGAGGAAGGctagtttttgaaaaaataaatttaaaataaaattcttgcTTGTGGTGGAGCCACGTTGGTGGGCCTAGGATTCTCTTTTAtagaaatatatgatatatgatataaataaaCTAGGTAAATGATATAtgtttcatccaaaaaaaaggttgttttgttttatacaaaaattaagaatttgaacACAGTTTTCAGAAGTTCCCCAATTGAAAATACTATAATTCGAATTCACTTAAGGGGGCTTAACACTTTTGAAAGATTATCATCTGCTAGATAGGCTAGTATCCTACTTGTTTGTTTGTGCCAAGAAACTGAACATTATTTTGGACGTCTActgcaacataattttttgtaatttctttaGGAAGTTCCAAACAAATtgaatcattttcattatttttttatttgtttgaatgtaaaaaatgttattgctatCTCAAAAACAATGTAGTAATGTGataaaaattaagatattatAAGTATATCTTTCACAACATAGGTATAAAGAAAATTAGGTTCATATTTTCCTATCGATCTGATTCccatagaaagaaaaaattgtaatcTTAAAGTTACCATTTTTGTGGAATCAGTTATTCCTTAGGATTTCCATCTAAATCCAATTTAGGCCAATTAAAAACCTGTACaccaataaattttgaaaagtttttgaAACCTGCTAACTTCACCTGTTCAAGGTGTTTACCACCATACCTTCTTTTATTTCGCCTCTTCCATAGCTCAAGATAACTACACAGGGCAGTATTTGAGATAAGGGCTTCAGAAGTGCATTTATAGGGTGTTTACACTACATTTGAAATGCCTATTGTTAGCTAACACCATGTGGAACACCCACCCAAGGAACAATACTCCCATACCTTAGAAAAAGATATTGCATGATTTCCACTGTTGGTCGATTACAACATCAAGACCTTGAGGGCTTTGTATATACAAGTGTTGTTAGAATCTCATCCAATGAAATGATGTTCGCAATGCCACAAT
Proteins encoded in this region:
- the LOC138349288 gene encoding uncharacterized protein, whose amino-acid sequence is MRAPLMWTISDFPAYAMLYGWSIKGKFACPCCNYGTNSRYLKHSRKMCYTDHRVFLLMDHPWRSNKRSFNGKTEFRPPPAPLKGIDVLNSLCDFENVFGKKKKRSNDDPWKKRSIFFELPYWQYNLLRQNLDVMHIEKNIVDSILGTLLDISGKSKDHAKARYDLKDMGIRKNLHPQDTEDSKRTKFTKACFSMTNGEKSILCGVLKTTKIPDGSASNISREHEQEVNNQSQRSKWSKAKNHCQNFSQWFETRALREDVPDLIKQLTRGPNFVAKRYSGYLINGYRFHVRQRDARRKIQNSGVTLIASTTTFASSKDKNPIAADLTYYGGIVDIVKINYYSHFKVVLFKCDWYEVEKDVYGLTNVYFNKRCSQEEPFVLASQVHHCFYVQDPYDQDKHYVMKTVPRDLFNMGDEVESNLPQSYENEPSEHLKGPSIPKDNGDVLLTKTDLPETTIDVLVEEFVNQQLEVEY